The Brachyhypopomus gauderio isolate BG-103 chromosome 1, BGAUD_0.2, whole genome shotgun sequence genome includes a window with the following:
- the cdc42 gene encoding cell division control protein 42 homolog isoform X1 — protein MQTIKCVVVGDGAVGKTCLLISYTTNKFPSEYVPTVFDNYAVTVMIGGEPYTLGLFDTAGQEDYDRLRPLSYPQTDVFLVCFSVVSPSSFENVKEKWVPEITHHCPKTPFLLVGTQIDLRDDPSTIEKLAKNKQKPITPETAEKLARDLKAVKYVECSALTQKGLKNVFDEAILAALEPPEPKKKPKCVLL, from the exons ATGCAGACGATCAAGTGTGTTGTGGTTGGCGATGGTGCTGTTGGTAAAACCTGTCTATTAAtctcctacacaactaacaaatTCCCCTCGGAATATGTACCAACG GTGTTCGATAACTATGCAGTAACGGTTATGATTGGCGGAGAGCCTTACACCCTCGGACTGTTCGACACTGCAG GTCAGGAAGATTACGATAGATTACGACCTCTGAGCTACCCCCAAACAGATGTGTTCCTGGTCTGCTTCTCTGTCGTTTCTCCCTCCTCGTTTGAAAACGTCAAAGAAAAG TGGGTACCTGAGATCACCCACCACTGTCCAAAGACCCCCTTCCTGCTGGTGGGCACACAGATCGACCTGAGAGATGACCCGTCCACCATCGAGAAGCTCGCCAAGAACAAACAGAAGCCCATCACTCCGGAGACGGCCGAGAAGCTGGCCCGTGACCTCAAGGCCGTCAAATACGTGGAGTGTTCTGCCCTCACTCAG AAAGGCCTAAAGAATGTGTTTGACGAGGCGATACTGGCCGCCCTGGAGCCGCCCGAGCCCAAGAAGAAGCCTAAATGTGTGCTGCTATGA
- the cdc42 gene encoding cell division control protein 42 homolog isoform X2 produces MQTIKCVVVGDGAVGKTCLLISYTTNKFPSEYVPTVFDNYAVTVMIGGEPYTLGLFDTAGQEDYDRLRPLSYPQTDVFLVCFSVVSPSSFENVKEKWVPEITHHCPKTPFLLVGTQIDLRDDPSTIEKLAKNKQKPITPETAEKLARDLKAVKYVECSALTQRGLKNVFDEAILAALEPPETQRKRKCCIF; encoded by the exons ATGCAGACGATCAAGTGTGTTGTGGTTGGCGATGGTGCTGTTGGTAAAACCTGTCTATTAAtctcctacacaactaacaaatTCCCCTCGGAATATGTACCAACG GTGTTCGATAACTATGCAGTAACGGTTATGATTGGCGGAGAGCCTTACACCCTCGGACTGTTCGACACTGCAG GTCAGGAAGATTACGATAGATTACGACCTCTGAGCTACCCCCAAACAGATGTGTTCCTGGTCTGCTTCTCTGTCGTTTCTCCCTCCTCGTTTGAAAACGTCAAAGAAAAG TGGGTACCTGAGATCACCCACCACTGTCCAAAGACCCCCTTCCTGCTGGTGGGCACACAGATCGACCTGAGAGATGACCCGTCCACCATCGAGAAGCTCGCCAAGAACAAACAGAAGCCCATCACTCCGGAGACGGCCGAGAAGCTGGCCCGTGACCTCAAGGCCGTCAAATACGTGGAGTGTTCTGCCCTCACTCAG CGAGGGCTGAAGAATGTATTTGATGAGGCCATCCTAGCCGCCCTCGAGCCCCCTGAAACGCAGCGAAAGAGGAAATGCTGTATATTCTAA